GCCTCCATCCAGGTCAGGTTGGCGTCCAGCGTGATGCTGCTGGTCAGGGCATGGTGTCCTTCCAGCTCGATGCCCTGGCGGCGCGTCGGGTCGAGGTTGATGTTGCCGCCGGTGCCCGGACCCCAGATGCCATCGCCCAGCGGGTTGTACTGGATCTCGTTGCGCAGGTCGTAGCGGAACCAGGACAGGCGCGCGCTGCTCTTGTCCGACTTCCAGGTCAGGCCCAGTTCCTTGTCGGTGGAGGTTTGCGGCGCCAGCGGCGATTTCACCGACACCAGTTCGTCGGCGTTGGCCACGCGGAAGCTGCGGCCGACCTTGGCATAGGCGCCGAAGCCGGCGCCGATGTCCTGGCGCACGCCCAGCTGCCAGGCGGTCAGGTGGTTGCCACGGTCGGACGGCTGGTCCATGCCGGACAGGATCTCCACCTTGTCCGAGGCGTACTGACGGCGCAGGCCCAGTGTCACGAGCGTGCTCTCGGTGGCGCGAATCGTGCCCTCGGCGAACAGGCCGTACTGGCGCTGGCGCGATTCCCACTTCGCCGGCGTGGGCGAGTAATAGGCGTCCTGGGCCGAGGTGGTCTTGGCTTCCTGCGCGTCGGCGCCGAAGACCACGCTGTGGCCGCCGTTGATGGGCAGGCGGTAGCGCAGGCTGGCGAGGTTCTCGGTCAGCTTCTGGTCGCGCAGGATATCGCCGAAGCCGTCGTAGGACACGCCATCCAGCTTCTTCTGGCGGGAGGACGCGTCGGCGTACAGCGTGCCGGCGCCGATGGACTGTTCGACCTGCAGGCCGATGGTGGTCGTGGTGGTCCTGATGCGGTCGATGTCGTTCTTGGCGCCGCGCGGGTCGCTCTCGAACTCGTTCTTGCCGGTGTATGGATCGATCAGGCGCGAGCCTGGCAGGTCCAGGCGCTGCGTGGTGGTGTTGCCGTACAGGCGGATCGAGCCGTTGTCGTGGCGCAGCGTGATGCCGCCGCCGCCGCCCTCGCGGCGCTCGCCGCTGTGGTCGCGGTAGCCGTCGGTGCGCAGCGACTGCATGTAGGCGTCGACGCCGACCTTCTGGTTGTTCATGGCGATGGCCGCGTCATACTGGCGCAGGCCATAGCTGCCGAAGGTGGCGGTGGCGCGGGCGGTGACCGGTTCCTTGGAGAAGTCGCGGCGGGTGATGATGTTGATCACGCCGCCGGTGGTGCCGCCGCCGTATTGCACGGAGCCGCTGCCGCGCACGATTTCGATGCGTTCGACCTGGTCCAGCGGCACCACGCCCAGGTTGGGCGCGGACAGGTCGTTGGTGTTCTGCTTGACGCCGTCCACCAGGATGAGGGTGTTGCTGGCGCCGGTCATGCCGAAGCCGCGCAGGTCCACGATGGCGTTGTCGGTCGAACTGCTGGTGTTCAGCAGGTGGATGCCGGCCTGCGTGGACAGCAGGTCCTGCATGGTGCGCGCGCTGCTGGCGGCGATGTCCTCGGCGGTGATCACCGAGACCGCGACCGGCAGCGTGGCGGCGTCGGAAGGCACGCGCTGCGCCGTGACGGTGATGGGGCTGAGTTCCGTGGGGGCGGGAGTTTGCTGGGCGGCGGCCAGGGCCGGCGCGGAACAGAGCAGGACGCCGGCGCTGCGGCGAAGGGTACGGGCTTTCATCTGCATGACCTCGAAGCGACCCGCGACCCCGCAGGCCATTCACGATGGGAGGACGCCGCGTCCGGCGGACCGGGAAGGGGGCGTCCTGACTGTCGAACAGGCCGGTATCGGGCTGCCATGCGGCTGGCGCATGGGGACCGTTGCGGGGGCAGCACAGGCTGGGCTCGGTCGGCGGGCTTGATGGACCGCCGGCGGGGATGCCTTCCTGTTTCCCGTTTACCTTTCGCGCGCGGCCGGCAAGTGTTGCGTTCTTGCCGGCAATGTGCGCCGAAAGCACCGGTTCGGGGCCGAAACTGTATCACCGCCGGGCGCGGAAGACCCCGTTTTGTTACGATTACAGGTTGATTTCACGGCGTTTTTCCCCTTTTCGCCACACGTCCAGGACTTTCTCGTGTCTTATCCCCGTCTGCCCTATCCGCCCGAGGCCTTTACCCGCGGCGGCGACTTCGCCCGACTGCTGGGCCAGCGCATCCTGATCCTGGACGGCGCCATGGGCACCATGATCCAGCGCTACAAGCTGGGCGAGGCGGATTTCCGCGGCGAGCGCTTCGCCGGCCACGGCAAGGATCTGAAGGGCGACAACGAACTGCTGTCCCTGGTCCGGCCGGATGTGATCGCCGAGATCCACCGTCAGTACCTGGAGGCCGGGGCCGACGTCATCGAGACCAACACCTTCGGCGCCACCTCCATCGCCCAGGGCGACTACGACCTGCCGGAACTGGCCTACGAACTGAACCTGGTATCCGCCCGACTGGCGCGCGAGGCCTGTGACGCCTACAGCACGCCGGACAAGCCGCGCTTCGTGGCCGGCGCGCTGGGCCCGCAGCCCAAGACCGCCTCCATCTCGCCGGATGTCAACGACCCGGGCGCGCGCAACGTCACCTTCGACGAGCTGCGCGTGGCCTATGTCGAGCAGCTGAACGGCCTGCTCGACGGCGGCATCGACATCGTCCTGATCGAAACCATCTTCGACACGCTCAACGCCAAGGCCGCGATCTACGCCACCGAGGAAGTGTTCGAGCAGCGCGGCATCCGCCTGCCGGTCATGATCTCCGGGACCGTCACCGACGCCTCGGGCCGGATCCTGTCCGGCCAGACCGTGGAAGCCTTCTGGAACTCGGTGCGCCACGCGCGCCCGGTCACCATCGGCCTGAACTGCGCGCTGGGCGCGGCGCTGATGCGCCCCTACGTGGCCGAGCTTTCCAAGATCTGCGATACCTACGTCTGCGTCTATCCCAACGCCGGCCTGCCCAATCCCATGGCCGAGACCGGCTTCGACGAAACCCCGGCCGACACCTCGGCGCTGCTGGAGGAATTCGCGCGCGCCGGGCTGGTGAACATGTCCGGCGGCTGTTGCGGCACCACGCCCGACCACATCCGCGCCATCGCCGACAAGGTGACCGCGCTGACGCCGCGCGTTGTGCCCGAGATTCCGGTCAAGACCCGGCTGTCGGGCCTGGAGCCGCTCAACATCGACGAGGACACGCTGTTCGTCAACGTCGGCGAGCGCACCAACGTGACCGGCTCGAAGATGTTCGCGCGCCTGATCCGCGAGGAAAAGTACGACGAGGCGCTGGCCGTGGCCCGCCAGCAGGTCGAGAACGGCGCCCAGATCATCGACATCAACATGGACGAGGCCATGCTGGATTCGGTGGCCTGCATGCACCGTTTCCTGAACCTGATCGCGTCCGAGCCGGACATCGCCCGCGTGCCGGTCATGATCGACAGCTCCAAGTGGGAAGTCATCGAGACCGGCCTGAAGTGCGTGCAGGGCAAGCCGGTGGTGAACTCCATTTCCATGAAGGAAGGGCTGGACATCTTCCGCGAGCACGCGCGCCTGTGCCGTCGCTACGGCGCCGCCGTGGTGGTGATGGCGTTCGACGAGCAGGGCCAGGCCGACACGCTGGAGCGCCGCAAGGAAATCTGCGGCCGCGCGTACCAGATCCTGGTCGAGGAAGAAGGCTTCCCACCCGAGGACATCATCTTCGATCCCAACGTGTTCGCCGTCGCCACCGGCATCGACGAGCACAACCACTACGCGGTCGACTTCATCGAAGGCACGCGCTGGATCCGCGACAACCTGCCGCATGCGCGCATCTCGGGCGGCGTGTCCAACGTCAGCTTCTCGTTCCGCGGCAACGAGCCGATGCGCGAAGCCATCCACACCGTGTTCCTGTATTACGCGGTCAAGGAAGGCATGACGATGGGCATCGTCAACGCCGGCCAGCTCGGCGTGTACGCCGACCTGGATCCCAAGCTGCGCGACCTGGTCGAGGACGTGGTGCTGGACCGCGCCGAGCCGGTAGGCAAGACCGAGGCCGACGACGAGCGCACGCCGACCGAGCGCCTGGTGCAGTTCGCCGACACGGTGAAGGGCTCCGGCGCCAAGAAGGAAGAAGACCTGGCCTGGCGCGCCGCCTCCGTCGAGGCGCGCCTGTCGCATGCGCTGGTGCATGGCATCACCGCCTTCATCGTCGAGGACACCGAAGAGGTGCGCCAGAAGATCGCCGCGCGCGGAGGCCGTCCGATCGAGGTGATCGAAGGGCCGCTGATGGACGGCATGAACGTGGTCGGCGACCTGTTCGGCGAGGGCAAGATGTTCCTGCCGCAGGTGGTGAAGTCGGCCCGCGTCATGAAGCAGGCGGTGGCGCACCTGATTCCCTTCATCGAAGAGGAAAAGCGCCAGATCGCGGCGGCCGGCGGCGACGTGCGCGCCAAGGGCAAGATCGTCATCGCCACCGTCAAGGGCGATGTGCACGACATCGGCAAGAACATCGTGTCGGTGGTGCTTCAGTGCAATAACTTCGAAGTCGTGAACATGGGCGTGATGGTGCCCTGCGCGCAGATCCTGGAGAAGGCCAAGGAAGAGCAGGCCGATATCGTCGGCCTGTCCGGCCTGATCACGCCCAGCCTCGAGGAAATGGCCTACGTCGCCTCGGAAATGCAGCGCGACCCGTATTTCCGCGAGCGCAAGGTGCCGCTGATGATCGGCGGCGCCACCACCAGCCGCGTGCACACGGCGGTGAAGATCGCGCCGAACTACGAAGGCCCGGTGATCTACGTGCCCGACGCCAGTCGCTCGGTGGGCGTGGCCACCAACCTGATGTCGACGCAGCGCGACGCCTACCTGGCCGAGCTGGCCGGGGAGTACGAGGACGTGCGCCGCCGCCACGCCAACCGCAAGGCCACGCCGCTGGTGCCGCTGGCCGAGGCGCGCGCCGCGCGCCCGCAGATCGACTGGGACGCCTACACGCCGCCGCGTCCCAAGTTCATCGGCCGTCGCACCTTCAAGAGCTACGACCTGGCCGAGATCGCGAAGTACGTGGACTGGGGTCCGTTCTTCCAGACCTGGAGCCTGTTCGGGCCGTTCCCCGCCATCCTGGACGACAAGGTCGTGGGCGAGCAGGCGCGCAAGGTCTATGCCGACGGACTGGCCATGATGAAGCGCATCGTCGAGGGCCGCTGGCTCACCGCCAATGGCGTGGTGGGCTTCTATCCGGCCAACAGCGTCAACGACGAGGACATCGAGATCTACAAGGACGAGACGCGCAGCGAAGTGCTGTTCACGTACCGCAACCTGCGCCAGCAGGGCGCCAAGCGCGAGGGCGTGAGCAACAAGTCGCTGTCCGACTTCATCGCGCCCAAGTCCAGCGGCAAGCTGGACTACGTGGGCATGTTCGCCGTGACCGCCGGCCTGGGCATCGAGAAGAAGGAAGCCGAGTTCGAGCGCGCCCTGGACGACTATTCCAGCATCATGCTCAAGTCGCTGGCCGACCGCCTGGCCGAGGGCTTCGCCGAATGCCTGCACGCGCGCGTGCGCCAGGACCTGTGGGGCTACGCGCCCGACGAGGCCCTGTCCAACGACGACATGATCGCCGAGAAGTACGTGGGCATCCGTCCCGCGCCGGGCTATCCCGCTTGCCCGGAACACGTCGTCAAGACCGACATGTTCCGCGTGCTGGACGGCGAGGATATCGGCATGATGCTGACCGACAGCTACGCCATGTACCCGGCGTCCAGCGTGTCGGGCTTCTACTTCAGCCACCCGCAGTCGCAGTACTTCAACGTTGGCGTGATCGGCGAGGACCAGCTGGAAGACTACGCGCGCCGCAGCGGTCGCAGCATCGAGGACC
The Achromobacter sp. AONIH1 DNA segment above includes these coding regions:
- a CDS encoding TonB-dependent receptor → MKARTLRRSAGVLLCSAPALAAAQQTPAPTELSPITVTAQRVPSDAATLPVAVSVITAEDIAASSARTMQDLLSTQAGIHLLNTSSSTDNAIVDLRGFGMTGASNTLILVDGVKQNTNDLSAPNLGVVPLDQVERIEIVRGSGSVQYGGGTTGGVINIITRRDFSKEPVTARATATFGSYGLRQYDAAIAMNNQKVGVDAYMQSLRTDGYRDHSGERREGGGGGITLRHDNGSIRLYGNTTTQRLDLPGSRLIDPYTGKNEFESDPRGAKNDIDRIRTTTTTIGLQVEQSIGAGTLYADASSRQKKLDGVSYDGFGDILRDQKLTENLASLRYRLPINGGHSVVFGADAQEAKTTSAQDAYYSPTPAKWESRQRQYGLFAEGTIRATESTLVTLGLRRQYASDKVEILSGMDQPSDRGNHLTAWQLGVRQDIGAGFGAYAKVGRSFRVANADELVSVKSPLAPQTSTDKELGLTWKSDKSSARLSWFRYDLRNEIQYNPLGDGIWGPGTGGNINLDPTRRQGIELEGHHALTSSITLDANLTWMEAKFRSGTYSGVDLAGKQVPLVPKWLANAGVTWRPTDALLWNVSAQYVGKSRMDNDQANQFGEELNAYVLFNTKLAYKFTRNIEGAVGVNNILDRKYASYGVRGANTDFQYLGSTARYNLYPAPGRNFYASLTLRY
- the metH gene encoding methionine synthase translates to MSYPRLPYPPEAFTRGGDFARLLGQRILILDGAMGTMIQRYKLGEADFRGERFAGHGKDLKGDNELLSLVRPDVIAEIHRQYLEAGADVIETNTFGATSIAQGDYDLPELAYELNLVSARLAREACDAYSTPDKPRFVAGALGPQPKTASISPDVNDPGARNVTFDELRVAYVEQLNGLLDGGIDIVLIETIFDTLNAKAAIYATEEVFEQRGIRLPVMISGTVTDASGRILSGQTVEAFWNSVRHARPVTIGLNCALGAALMRPYVAELSKICDTYVCVYPNAGLPNPMAETGFDETPADTSALLEEFARAGLVNMSGGCCGTTPDHIRAIADKVTALTPRVVPEIPVKTRLSGLEPLNIDEDTLFVNVGERTNVTGSKMFARLIREEKYDEALAVARQQVENGAQIIDINMDEAMLDSVACMHRFLNLIASEPDIARVPVMIDSSKWEVIETGLKCVQGKPVVNSISMKEGLDIFREHARLCRRYGAAVVVMAFDEQGQADTLERRKEICGRAYQILVEEEGFPPEDIIFDPNVFAVATGIDEHNHYAVDFIEGTRWIRDNLPHARISGGVSNVSFSFRGNEPMREAIHTVFLYYAVKEGMTMGIVNAGQLGVYADLDPKLRDLVEDVVLDRAEPVGKTEADDERTPTERLVQFADTVKGSGAKKEEDLAWRAASVEARLSHALVHGITAFIVEDTEEVRQKIAARGGRPIEVIEGPLMDGMNVVGDLFGEGKMFLPQVVKSARVMKQAVAHLIPFIEEEKRQIAAAGGDVRAKGKIVIATVKGDVHDIGKNIVSVVLQCNNFEVVNMGVMVPCAQILEKAKEEQADIVGLSGLITPSLEEMAYVASEMQRDPYFRERKVPLMIGGATTSRVHTAVKIAPNYEGPVIYVPDASRSVGVATNLMSTQRDAYLAELAGEYEDVRRRHANRKATPLVPLAEARAARPQIDWDAYTPPRPKFIGRRTFKSYDLAEIAKYVDWGPFFQTWSLFGPFPAILDDKVVGEQARKVYADGLAMMKRIVEGRWLTANGVVGFYPANSVNDEDIEIYKDETRSEVLFTYRNLRQQGAKREGVSNKSLSDFIAPKSSGKLDYVGMFAVTAGLGIEKKEAEFERALDDYSSIMLKSLADRLAEGFAECLHARVRQDLWGYAPDEALSNDDMIAEKYVGIRPAPGYPACPEHVVKTDMFRVLDGEDIGMMLTDSYAMYPASSVSGFYFSHPQSQYFNVGVIGEDQLEDYARRSGRSIEDLRRTLAPNLG